ATGTATGCTGCGATCGGCTTTGGTGAGTTACAACCAGCTGGGATCGTCAATATCTTGACGCAAGATATTCGCGAAGAGCAGGAGTTAAAACGTAAACAACAACAAGAAAAAGAACTGTTGGAAGATCATAAAGGGATCAAGAATGTTTCTGCTGATAAAAAGAAAAAACATGAAGAAGGCGTTTTGATCGAGGGGATCGATAATCTCTTAGTGCGCATGAGCCATTGTTGCAGTCCGATCCCTGGGGATGATATCGTCGGTTATATCACCAAAGGTCGTGGTGTCTCAGTTCATCGGATCGATTGTCCAAACGTTAAAAATGCTGAAAAAAATGGGACGCGGTTGATCGACGTTAGTTGGAATGTTTTACCAGATGCAAGAACACATTATGATACTGACCTTGAGATCCAAGGCTATAATCGTTCAGGTCTATTGAATGACGTCTTGCAAGCGATCAACAATACGACTAAACAGTTGAATTCGATCAATGGACGGATCGACCATAATAAGATGGCCACGATCGATGTGACTGTCGGGATCCGAGATAAAGTTCATCTACAACGTGTAATGGATGGGATCAAACGTGTGCCTGATGTTTATGTTGTGAAAAGAACGATCCACTAAAAGAGGTAAGGGAAAAGTATGCGCGTAATATTACAGAGAAGTAAAAATGCTAAAGTTTCGATCGCAGGCGAAGTCGTAGGGCAGATCGATCATGGACTCGTTTTGTTAGTCGGCTTTACAGCGACTGATAGTCGTGATGAGATCGAATATTTAGTTAAAAAGATCGTAAATTGTCGGATCTTTAGCGACGAAGATGGAAAACTCAATTTAAATGTCAAGCAAGTTCAAGGTGAGATCCTCTCAGTCTCGCAATTTACCTTATACGCAGACACTAAAAAAGGAAATCGTCCAAGCTTTAGCAAAGCCCAAGCTCCTGAGCAAGCTCAAGCGAACTATGAACTCTTTAACGAAATGCTAGCTCAAACAGGAGTATCTGTAAAAACAGGTAGTTTTGGTGCTGATATGCAAGTAGAGTTGGTCAATGATGGTCCTGTAACGATCATTTTTGATACTGATAATAAGTAAAGTAGGCAAAAGCATGAAATATCAAAATTATTTTTTTGACTTTGATGGAACGTTATATGATACGTATCCTGGAATGGTCAAGGCTTTTTGTGAAGCTTTTTCAAAGCAAGGCAAAAAGCTTGATCCAAAAGAAGTTTATCAAGTGATGCGAAGTAGATCGGTACGTGAAGCTTATCGGCGTTATACTACACCTGAATTAGATGAGGCAAAGCTTCATGCTGATTACAAAAACTTTGAAG
This window of the Ligilactobacillus faecis genome carries:
- the dtd gene encoding D-aminoacyl-tRNA deacylase; the encoded protein is MRVILQRSKNAKVSIAGEVVGQIDHGLVLLVGFTATDSRDEIEYLVKKIVNCRIFSDEDGKLNLNVKQVQGEILSVSQFTLYADTKKGNRPSFSKAQAPEQAQANYELFNEMLAQTGVSVKTGSFGADMQVELVNDGPVTIIFDTDNK